The Argentina anserina chromosome 3, drPotAnse1.1, whole genome shotgun sequence genome includes a region encoding these proteins:
- the LOC126788367 gene encoding protein PLASTID MOVEMENT IMPAIRED 2-like isoform X1, with amino-acid sequence MSRRRFGSVRSANSLVYGDKTFEGSPSPLLKKHNAQLDSPESPSRARELHMARRDIVRYRETRTDTDLVKEQAQIELYDAKKIAKDLSSVIEESNTVTRAHTREIEALRKPRRRGDSRVLMPVGDNHVENNKNFEQVMRELHLLKQELSLLKLDMANVLEEKSQAEKQAESANEKMMFYTSSAEAIRKEIEEADEEQLLVELSKIEALKEFGDIETERQEEAKHLSSVVEETRKKVEDITQEIDQSEQLETRLSETLSNVEVLQNELEVVKAMDKSSSPLTDSLQVSEASFQREEEAEASPLLQSITEELEAAKKELAAVKEEGMQYMASMNVIRNEMKHITDETARIKKAEDKVDLTVQNINSKLLRAKAKLEAVSASEEKGQSILSSLSLTLEQLKADADAAKKEKDRASEEAATTKSEILKIESDIDVAEDKFEAAMQELEAIKSSEAIALENLKNLIETSMRARASAAQSSSSITISKFEYEYLTGRALVAEEIADKKVAAAQAWIEAIKASEKEILIKIDLAERELKESMVEEKEQEASRPGRQSSGQRMLEGQELQNWKQKRDKNAASGHRPSYGNLTPSRQAKLRKSASPGARQFNNFPIQKKKKVIPNLGKLFGGKKIEKDE; translated from the exons ATGAGCAGAAGAAGATTTGGATCGGTTCGATCGGCGAACAGTCTAGTATATGGAGATAAAACCTTTGAAGGAAGTCCTTCTCCTTTGCTCAAGAAACACAATGCCCAGTTAGATAGCCCAGAG TCTCCTTCTAGAGCAAGAGAACTCCATATGGCAAGGAGGGACATAGTTCGGTACAGAGAAACCAGAACAGACACAGACTTGGTCAAAGAACAGGCACAGATTGAGCTATATGATGCAAAGAAGATAGCCAAAGACTTGTCTTCGGTAATTGAGGAATCAAACACTGTGACCAGAGCGCACACAAGAGAGATTGAAGCACTGAGGAAACCAAGAAGGCGTGGGGATAGTCGAGTATTAATGCCTGTTGGGGATAATCATGTGGAGAATAACAAAAATTTTGAACAAGTCATGAGAGAATTGCATCTCTTGAAGCAGGAGCTGAGCCTGCTCAAGCTAGATATGGCTAATGTTTTGGAAGAGAAGTCACAGGCAGAGAAGCAAGCAGAATCTGCAAAtgaaaagatgatgttttacacaAGCTCAGCTGAAGCTATCAGGAAGGAGATTGAAGAAGCTGATGAAGAGCAATTGCTAGTTGAGCTGTCTAAGATTGAAGCCTTGAAGGAATTTGGAGATATTGAAACTGAGAGACAAGAAGAAGCCAAGCATCTCTCATCTGTGGTGGAGGAAACCAGGAAAAAAGTGGAAGATATTACTCAAGAGATTGATCAGTCAGAGCAACTTGAAACCAGATTATCTGAAACATTGTCTAATGTGGAGGTGTTGCAGAATGAACTTGAGGTAGTTAAAGCGATGGACAAAAGTAGTAGTCCATTGACTGATAGCTTGCAGGTTTCAGAAGCCAGTTTCCAAAGAGAAGAGGAAGCTGAAGCTTCACCCTTGTTACAATCGATCACAGAAGAGTTAGAAGCGGCAAAGAAAGAACTAGCTGCAGTAAAGGAAGAAGGAATGCAATACATGGCCTCCATGAATGTAATAAGAAATGAGATGAAGCATATCACAGATGAGACAGCTCGGATAAAGAAGGCAGAAGATAAAGTGGATTTAACTGTTCAAAATATCAATTCAAAGCTTCTCAGAGCCAAAGCCAAGTTGGAAGCTGTATCTGCATCTGAAGAAAAAGGGCAATCAATTCTATCCAGTCTTTCTCTCACTCTTGAACAGCTTAAGGCGGATGCTGATGCTGCAAAGAAAGAGAAGGATCGGGCCAGTGAAGAGGCCGCAACCACTAAGTCAGAAATACTCAAGATTGAATCAGATATAGATGTTGCTGAGGACAAATTTGAGGCTGCAATGCAAGAGCTTGAAGCTATCAAATCTTCAGAGGCTATTGCTCTTGAAAATCTCAAAAATCTTATTGAGACTAGCATGAGAGCGAGAGCTTCTGCGGCTCAGAGTAGTTCTTCGATAACCATATCCAAGTTCGAATATGAATACTTGACAGGACGTGCACTTGTGGCCGAAGAAATTGCTGATAAAAAGGTAGCAGCAGCTCAGGCTTGGATTGAAGCTATAAAGGCCAGTGAGAAGGAAATATTGATAAAGATAGACTTAGCTGAGAGAGAGTTGAAAGAATCGATGGTGGAGGAGAAAGAGCAAGAGGCCTCTAGACCTGGAAGACAGTCTTCAGGACAGAGGATGCTTGAGGGACAAGAACTACAAAACTGGAAACAAAAGAGGGATAAAAATGCAGCATCTGGACACCGGCCTAGCTATGGAAATTTAACTCCATCAAGGCAGGCCAAGCTCCGAAAATCTGCGTCTCCTGGAGCTCGACAATTTAATAATTTCCCCAttcagaaaaagaagaaggtaaTACCTAATCTGGGAAAATTGTTTGGGGgtaagaaaattgaaaaagatgaGTGA
- the LOC126788367 gene encoding protein PLASTID MOVEMENT IMPAIRED 2-like isoform X2 codes for MARRDIVRYRETRTDTDLVKEQAQIELYDAKKIAKDLSSVIEESNTVTRAHTREIEALRKPRRRGDSRVLMPVGDNHVENNKNFEQVMRELHLLKQELSLLKLDMANVLEEKSQAEKQAESANEKMMFYTSSAEAIRKEIEEADEEQLLVELSKIEALKEFGDIETERQEEAKHLSSVVEETRKKVEDITQEIDQSEQLETRLSETLSNVEVLQNELEVVKAMDKSSSPLTDSLQVSEASFQREEEAEASPLLQSITEELEAAKKELAAVKEEGMQYMASMNVIRNEMKHITDETARIKKAEDKVDLTVQNINSKLLRAKAKLEAVSASEEKGQSILSSLSLTLEQLKADADAAKKEKDRASEEAATTKSEILKIESDIDVAEDKFEAAMQELEAIKSSEAIALENLKNLIETSMRARASAAQSSSSITISKFEYEYLTGRALVAEEIADKKVAAAQAWIEAIKASEKEILIKIDLAERELKESMVEEKEQEASRPGRQSSGQRMLEGQELQNWKQKRDKNAASGHRPSYGNLTPSRQAKLRKSASPGARQFNNFPIQKKKKVIPNLGKLFGGKKIEKDE; via the coding sequence ATGGCAAGGAGGGACATAGTTCGGTACAGAGAAACCAGAACAGACACAGACTTGGTCAAAGAACAGGCACAGATTGAGCTATATGATGCAAAGAAGATAGCCAAAGACTTGTCTTCGGTAATTGAGGAATCAAACACTGTGACCAGAGCGCACACAAGAGAGATTGAAGCACTGAGGAAACCAAGAAGGCGTGGGGATAGTCGAGTATTAATGCCTGTTGGGGATAATCATGTGGAGAATAACAAAAATTTTGAACAAGTCATGAGAGAATTGCATCTCTTGAAGCAGGAGCTGAGCCTGCTCAAGCTAGATATGGCTAATGTTTTGGAAGAGAAGTCACAGGCAGAGAAGCAAGCAGAATCTGCAAAtgaaaagatgatgttttacacaAGCTCAGCTGAAGCTATCAGGAAGGAGATTGAAGAAGCTGATGAAGAGCAATTGCTAGTTGAGCTGTCTAAGATTGAAGCCTTGAAGGAATTTGGAGATATTGAAACTGAGAGACAAGAAGAAGCCAAGCATCTCTCATCTGTGGTGGAGGAAACCAGGAAAAAAGTGGAAGATATTACTCAAGAGATTGATCAGTCAGAGCAACTTGAAACCAGATTATCTGAAACATTGTCTAATGTGGAGGTGTTGCAGAATGAACTTGAGGTAGTTAAAGCGATGGACAAAAGTAGTAGTCCATTGACTGATAGCTTGCAGGTTTCAGAAGCCAGTTTCCAAAGAGAAGAGGAAGCTGAAGCTTCACCCTTGTTACAATCGATCACAGAAGAGTTAGAAGCGGCAAAGAAAGAACTAGCTGCAGTAAAGGAAGAAGGAATGCAATACATGGCCTCCATGAATGTAATAAGAAATGAGATGAAGCATATCACAGATGAGACAGCTCGGATAAAGAAGGCAGAAGATAAAGTGGATTTAACTGTTCAAAATATCAATTCAAAGCTTCTCAGAGCCAAAGCCAAGTTGGAAGCTGTATCTGCATCTGAAGAAAAAGGGCAATCAATTCTATCCAGTCTTTCTCTCACTCTTGAACAGCTTAAGGCGGATGCTGATGCTGCAAAGAAAGAGAAGGATCGGGCCAGTGAAGAGGCCGCAACCACTAAGTCAGAAATACTCAAGATTGAATCAGATATAGATGTTGCTGAGGACAAATTTGAGGCTGCAATGCAAGAGCTTGAAGCTATCAAATCTTCAGAGGCTATTGCTCTTGAAAATCTCAAAAATCTTATTGAGACTAGCATGAGAGCGAGAGCTTCTGCGGCTCAGAGTAGTTCTTCGATAACCATATCCAAGTTCGAATATGAATACTTGACAGGACGTGCACTTGTGGCCGAAGAAATTGCTGATAAAAAGGTAGCAGCAGCTCAGGCTTGGATTGAAGCTATAAAGGCCAGTGAGAAGGAAATATTGATAAAGATAGACTTAGCTGAGAGAGAGTTGAAAGAATCGATGGTGGAGGAGAAAGAGCAAGAGGCCTCTAGACCTGGAAGACAGTCTTCAGGACAGAGGATGCTTGAGGGACAAGAACTACAAAACTGGAAACAAAAGAGGGATAAAAATGCAGCATCTGGACACCGGCCTAGCTATGGAAATTTAACTCCATCAAGGCAGGCCAAGCTCCGAAAATCTGCGTCTCCTGGAGCTCGACAATTTAATAATTTCCCCAttcagaaaaagaagaaggtaaTACCTAATCTGGGAAAATTGTTTGGGGgtaagaaaattgaaaaagatgaGTGA
- the LOC126788365 gene encoding receptor protein kinase-like protein ZAR1 isoform X1 — MVLQVLLLVLLVSNSLAFVSRVNEEGLALISFKESLTEYAEGSLNNWNSSDQSPCSWDGVTCKQEKVVSLSLPYTNLAGILPPALGNLSALRRLNLRNNRLFGRLPSELFNAKELQSVVLSGNSLSGSVPDEIQMLTYLQTLDLSQNSFNNSIPLSIVGCRRLKSLVLAGNHFSGSLPDGITSLVSLQKLNISFNRFSGSIPKGISNLSNLRATLDMSHNLFNGAIPASLGNLPKRVYIDLSYNNLSGPIPQVGSLINQGPTAFVGNIFLCGPSIQISCHSSTPDSNFQFMLYNPPHNSGWRSNSSTCAVVFVIAGIILGICLSAQLLSKWYKKICSCKVSQHFEQTLMPTKDLLCFSRHGSESPEHYQFVQLDMHVNLDLDKLLKASAFLLGKSKVGIVYKVVLKDGRTLAVRSLGDEASQMFKEFQTEIEAIGKMRHPNITTLLAYYWSIDEKLLIYEYIPNGDLSTAIHGKPGMISFKPLSWPIRLRIMIGMAKGLAYIHEHSPRKYVHGDLRPRNVLLGPKMDPHISNFRLGRLAKVTEESESFQFEQLTANTSSLQKSPYLQRAASSIAAAEPCYKAPEATKVAKSSQKGDVFSFGVIMMEMISAKKPYIRAGSLEIDLVEWFKTSTEEPKVVFDVLDQLLAPDVDMEEEIVAVMKIALACVAKAPERRPSMRCVCDNLARLA, encoded by the exons ATGGTTTTGCAAGTTCTTCTCTTGGTTTTGCTTGTATCCAACTCTCTTGCATTTGTGAGCCGTGTTAATGAAGAAGGATTAGCACTGATTTCATTCAAGGAATCGTTAACTGAGTATGCTGAAGGCTCTTTGAATAACTGGAACTCGTCAGACCAAAGCCCATGTTCATGGGATGGAGTCACATGCAAGCAAGAAAAAGTTGTATCCCTCAGCCTTCCATACACAAACCTTGCTGGGATTTTGCCTCCTGCTCTTGGGAACCTCTCTGCTCTCCGCCGTCTAAATCTCAGGAACAACAGGCTCTTCGGAAGACTGCCTTCAGAGTTGTTCAATGCAAAGGAGCTCCAGAGTGTGGTATTATCAGGAAACTCATTATCTGGGTCTGTTCCGGATGAGATACAGATGCTGACTTACCTACAAACTCTAGATCTCTCACAAAATTCTTTCAATAACTCGATACCATTATCTATAGTTGGGTGCAGGAGACTGAAGAGTCTTGTCCTTGCTGGAAACCATTTTTCTGGTTCCCTCCCAGATGGCATCACAAGTTTGGTAAGTCTTCAAAAGCTCAACATTTCCTTCAACAGGTTCAGTGGTTCCATCCCCAAGGGCATTAGCAACTTGTCGAATTTGAGAGCAACTCTCGACATGTCTCACAACTTGTTTAATGGTGCTATCCCAGCAAGCCTAGGAAACCTTCCTAAGAGAGTTTATATTGATCTCAGTTACAACAATCTAAGTGGACCAATTCCACAGGTTGGCTCTCTAATCAATCAAGGACCAACAGCTTTTGTAGGCAATATTTTTCTCTGTGGACCGTCGATACAGATCTCATGTCATTCAAGCACTCCGGactcaaattttcaattcatGTTGTATAATCCGCCTCATAATTCAGGTTGGAGAAGCAACTCTAGTACATGTGCTGTGGTCTTTGTCATCGCAGGTATCATTCTTGGTATTTGTCTTTCTGCCCAATTGCTCTCCAAATGGTATAAGAAGATCTGTTCTTGTAAAGTCAGTCAACATTTTGAACAGACACTCATGCCCACGAAGGACTTGCTATGCTTTTCAAGACATGGTTCGGAGTCTCCGGAGCATTACCAATTTGTTCAATTGGACATGCATGTCAATTTAGATCTTGACAAACTGCTGAAAGCCTCTGCATTCCTTCTGGGTAAGAGTAAAGTTGGGATTGTTTATAAAGTTGTTCTAAAAGATGGACGAACCTTAGCAGTGAGAAGTCTTGGAGATGAAGCTTCGCAAATGTTCAAGGAATTTCAAACAGAAATTGAAGCAATTGGAAAGATGAGGCATCCAAATATCACCACTCTTCTGGCATATTATTGGTCAATTGACGAGAAGCTGCTTATATATGAATACATTCCGAACGGTGACCTTTCTACTGCAATTCATG GAAAACCAGGCATGATATCCTTCAAACCTCTTTCTTGGCCTATACGTCTTAGAATCATGATAGGCATGGCAAAAGGTTTGGCTTATATTCATGAGCATAGTCCTAGAAAATATGTCCATGGAGATTTGAGGCCTAGAAATGTACTTCTTGGACCAAAGATGGATCCCCATATCTCCAATTTCAGACTAGGCCGCCTCGCCAAAGTAACTGAAGAATCTGAATCCTTTCAATTTGAACAACTCACAGCTAACACATCATCGCTTCAGAAATCTCCATATTTGCAGAGGGCTGCAAGCTCGATAGCTGCAGCAGAGCCTTGCTACAAAGCTCCTGAAGCCACCAAAGTTGCCAAATCTTCCCAGAAAGGCGATGTGTTCTCATTTGGGGTGATAATGATGGAAATGATTTCTGCCAAAAAGCCATATATCAGAGCTGGTTCTCTAGAAATTGATTTAGTTGAATGGTTTAAGACCAGCACAGAGGAACCAAAGGTCGTGTTTGATGTATTAGACCAGCTGTTAGCTCCAGATGTGGACATGGAAGAGGAAATTGTTGCAGTAATGAAGATTGCTCTTGCTTGTGTTGCTAAGGCCCCTGAAAGAAGGCCCTCAATGAGGTGTGTCTGTGATAACTTGGCCAGATTGGCCTAA
- the LOC126788365 gene encoding receptor protein kinase-like protein ZAR1 isoform X2 — MVLQVLLLVLLVSNSLAFVSRVNEEGLALISFKESLTEYAEGSLNNWNSSDQSPCSWDGVTCKQEKVVSLSLPYTNLAGILPPALGNLSALRRLNLRNNRLFGRLPSELFNAKELQSVVLSGNSLSGSVPDEIQMLTYLQTLDLSQNSFNNSIPLSIVGCRRLKSLVLAGNHFSGSLPDGITSLVGSLINQGPTAFVGNIFLCGPSIQISCHSSTPDSNFQFMLYNPPHNSGWRSNSSTCAVVFVIAGIILGICLSAQLLSKWYKKICSCKVSQHFEQTLMPTKDLLCFSRHGSESPEHYQFVQLDMHVNLDLDKLLKASAFLLGKSKVGIVYKVVLKDGRTLAVRSLGDEASQMFKEFQTEIEAIGKMRHPNITTLLAYYWSIDEKLLIYEYIPNGDLSTAIHGKPGMISFKPLSWPIRLRIMIGMAKGLAYIHEHSPRKYVHGDLRPRNVLLGPKMDPHISNFRLGRLAKVTEESESFQFEQLTANTSSLQKSPYLQRAASSIAAAEPCYKAPEATKVAKSSQKGDVFSFGVIMMEMISAKKPYIRAGSLEIDLVEWFKTSTEEPKVVFDVLDQLLAPDVDMEEEIVAVMKIALACVAKAPERRPSMRCVCDNLARLA; from the exons ATGGTTTTGCAAGTTCTTCTCTTGGTTTTGCTTGTATCCAACTCTCTTGCATTTGTGAGCCGTGTTAATGAAGAAGGATTAGCACTGATTTCATTCAAGGAATCGTTAACTGAGTATGCTGAAGGCTCTTTGAATAACTGGAACTCGTCAGACCAAAGCCCATGTTCATGGGATGGAGTCACATGCAAGCAAGAAAAAGTTGTATCCCTCAGCCTTCCATACACAAACCTTGCTGGGATTTTGCCTCCTGCTCTTGGGAACCTCTCTGCTCTCCGCCGTCTAAATCTCAGGAACAACAGGCTCTTCGGAAGACTGCCTTCAGAGTTGTTCAATGCAAAGGAGCTCCAGAGTGTGGTATTATCAGGAAACTCATTATCTGGGTCTGTTCCGGATGAGATACAGATGCTGACTTACCTACAAACTCTAGATCTCTCACAAAATTCTTTCAATAACTCGATACCATTATCTATAGTTGGGTGCAGGAGACTGAAGAGTCTTGTCCTTGCTGGAAACCATTTTTCTGGTTCCCTCCCAGATGGCATCACAAGTTTG GTTGGCTCTCTAATCAATCAAGGACCAACAGCTTTTGTAGGCAATATTTTTCTCTGTGGACCGTCGATACAGATCTCATGTCATTCAAGCACTCCGGactcaaattttcaattcatGTTGTATAATCCGCCTCATAATTCAGGTTGGAGAAGCAACTCTAGTACATGTGCTGTGGTCTTTGTCATCGCAGGTATCATTCTTGGTATTTGTCTTTCTGCCCAATTGCTCTCCAAATGGTATAAGAAGATCTGTTCTTGTAAAGTCAGTCAACATTTTGAACAGACACTCATGCCCACGAAGGACTTGCTATGCTTTTCAAGACATGGTTCGGAGTCTCCGGAGCATTACCAATTTGTTCAATTGGACATGCATGTCAATTTAGATCTTGACAAACTGCTGAAAGCCTCTGCATTCCTTCTGGGTAAGAGTAAAGTTGGGATTGTTTATAAAGTTGTTCTAAAAGATGGACGAACCTTAGCAGTGAGAAGTCTTGGAGATGAAGCTTCGCAAATGTTCAAGGAATTTCAAACAGAAATTGAAGCAATTGGAAAGATGAGGCATCCAAATATCACCACTCTTCTGGCATATTATTGGTCAATTGACGAGAAGCTGCTTATATATGAATACATTCCGAACGGTGACCTTTCTACTGCAATTCATG GAAAACCAGGCATGATATCCTTCAAACCTCTTTCTTGGCCTATACGTCTTAGAATCATGATAGGCATGGCAAAAGGTTTGGCTTATATTCATGAGCATAGTCCTAGAAAATATGTCCATGGAGATTTGAGGCCTAGAAATGTACTTCTTGGACCAAAGATGGATCCCCATATCTCCAATTTCAGACTAGGCCGCCTCGCCAAAGTAACTGAAGAATCTGAATCCTTTCAATTTGAACAACTCACAGCTAACACATCATCGCTTCAGAAATCTCCATATTTGCAGAGGGCTGCAAGCTCGATAGCTGCAGCAGAGCCTTGCTACAAAGCTCCTGAAGCCACCAAAGTTGCCAAATCTTCCCAGAAAGGCGATGTGTTCTCATTTGGGGTGATAATGATGGAAATGATTTCTGCCAAAAAGCCATATATCAGAGCTGGTTCTCTAGAAATTGATTTAGTTGAATGGTTTAAGACCAGCACAGAGGAACCAAAGGTCGTGTTTGATGTATTAGACCAGCTGTTAGCTCCAGATGTGGACATGGAAGAGGAAATTGTTGCAGTAATGAAGATTGCTCTTGCTTGTGTTGCTAAGGCCCCTGAAAGAAGGCCCTCAATGAGGTGTGTCTGTGATAACTTGGCCAGATTGGCCTAA
- the LOC126788373 gene encoding lipase-like: protein MIKYSFHILTCGTYSFIQWKKDFQRMELIVDVQHCLQAFVGVATDPNAIIIAFKGTQGNSIQNWFEDLFWKQLDIDYPGMPDAMVHHGFYNAYHNTTIRPGILNAVVRAKEFYGDLGIIVTGHSMGGAMASFCALDLRVNQKENNVQVMTFGQPRIGNAIFATYYTEIVPNTVRVTNGNDVVPHLPPYYTYFPQKTYHHFPREVWLYDIGLRSLVYQVEKICDDSGEDLTCSRSVIGNSISDHLIYCGVDLKDETWRPCQIVTAPGLVDHRRTDMKGNFVLSRDLGTPVLKLKLQSDAGETPL from the exons ATGATCAAATATAGTTTCCATATCTTAACGTGTGGGACTTATTCCTTCATTCAATGGAAAAAGGACTTTCAAAGGATGGAGCTAATTGTGGACGTCCAGCATTGCTTACAG GCATTTGTTGGAGTGGCAACAGATCCAAATGCTATTATAATTGCATTTAAAGGGACTCAGGGAAACAG CATACAAAATTGGTTTGAAGACTTATTTTGGAAACAACTTGATATAGATTACCCTGGCATGCCTGATGCAATG GTGCACCATGGGTTTTATAATGCTTACCACAACACAACCATACGACCTGGAATTCTAAATGCTGTTGTAAGAGCCAAAGAGTTCTATGGAGATCTTGGCATCATAGTAACAGGGCATTCTATGGGAGGTGCTATGGCTTCATTTTGTGCTCTTGATTTAAGG GTTAATCAAAAAGAGAACAATGTTCAAGTTATGACATTTGGACAACCTCGAATCGGTAATGCAATATTTGCTACTTACTATACCGAAATTGTGCCAAACACTGTACGagtaacaaatggaaatgatgTTGTGCCTCATCTGCCTCCATACTACACTTATTTTCCTCAGAAGACATACCACCACTTCCCGAGAGAG GTGTGGCTTTATGACATTGGATTGCGAAGTCTTGTTTATCAGGTCGAGAAAATATGTGATGATTCTGGTGAGGACCTAACATGCAGCAG GTCAGTGATAGGGAACAGCATTTCAGACCATTTAATTTATTGTGGTGTCGACTTAAAGGACGAGACATGGAGACCTTGTCAAATTGTGACAGCTCCTGGTTTAGTTGATCATAGAAGAACAGATATGAAAGGAAATTTTGTTCTCTCCAGAGATCTTGGAACTCCTGTTCTTAAACTCAAATTACAATCAGATGCTGGGGAAACGCCTCTGTAG